A DNA window from Chryseobacterium sp. MEBOG06 contains the following coding sequences:
- a CDS encoding DEAD/DEAH box helicase — protein sequence MSFESLGLSHNIIRSVNKLGYLKPFPIQEQAVPVILQGKDLMGIAQTGSGKTACFVMPILEKLQNSEVKKDRNVQVLILVPTRELAIQIDEVFRAFTENLKREIRTMAVYGGVSINPQMKGMFGVEVLIATPGRLLDLIDHNALSISGIQHLVIDEADKMFQLGFGEEMNRLFALMPVVKQTTLFSATLNDKVSEMKERLSINPTVIEIKKEEVEIDNIEQLAYHVSPENKGPFLRYLIKEKKVEKALIFVSSTRSADNLVEKLKKNKIKAVAIHSQKSQGARRNNLEEFKVNGAQILVATDLIGRGIHIESLPCVINYELPRSPLDYIHRIGRTGRANEKGTAISILTDDELQHFRVIQKKMGKKVTLQRTEGIDLHGY from the coding sequence ATGTCATTTGAGTCTTTAGGATTATCACACAATATTATTCGTTCTGTTAACAAGTTAGGTTACTTAAAACCGTTTCCAATTCAGGAACAGGCAGTCCCTGTTATTTTACAAGGGAAAGATCTGATGGGAATTGCACAGACAGGTTCCGGAAAAACGGCTTGTTTTGTGATGCCGATTTTAGAAAAATTACAGAATTCAGAAGTTAAAAAAGACCGTAATGTTCAGGTTTTAATATTGGTGCCTACCCGTGAATTAGCCATTCAGATTGATGAGGTTTTTAGAGCTTTTACAGAAAACCTGAAAAGGGAAATCCGTACAATGGCAGTGTATGGCGGTGTATCCATCAACCCGCAAATGAAAGGGATGTTTGGGGTAGAGGTTCTTATTGCAACTCCCGGACGTTTATTAGACTTAATTGATCATAATGCACTGAGCATTTCCGGTATTCAGCATCTGGTAATTGACGAAGCGGATAAAATGTTTCAGCTGGGCTTTGGTGAAGAAATGAATAGGCTTTTTGCTCTAATGCCTGTGGTGAAGCAGACAACTTTGTTCTCAGCGACTTTAAATGATAAAGTTTCTGAAATGAAAGAACGGTTATCCATTAATCCTACCGTTATTGAAATAAAAAAAGAAGAAGTTGAAATTGATAATATCGAACAACTGGCCTATCATGTTTCTCCGGAAAACAAAGGTCCTTTTTTACGTTATTTAATTAAAGAAAAGAAGGTTGAAAAAGCTTTGATTTTCGTTTCTTCTACAAGATCTGCAGATAATTTGGTTGAAAAACTTAAAAAGAATAAAATTAAAGCAGTGGCTATCCACAGTCAGAAGTCACAAGGGGCACGTAGAAACAATTTGGAAGAATTCAAAGTGAATGGAGCTCAGATTTTGGTGGCTACAGACTTAATTGGCCGTGGTATTCACATTGAGTCTTTACCTTGTGTGATCAATTATGAATTGCCGCGTTCGCCTTTAGACTACATTCACCGTATTGGTAGAACAGGCCGTGCCAACGAAAAAGGAACTGCTATCAGTATTCTGACGGATGATGAACTGCAGCATTTCAGAGTGATTCAAAAGAAAATGGGTAAAAAAGTAACTTTACAAAGAACAGAGGGTATTGACCTGCATGGTTATTAA
- a CDS encoding YfiT family bacillithiol transferase, producing MSDLENKKFPIGPFEAPENICDTTLDTYIKVIKDFPGRLKNLIEHFTEDQLDTPYRDGGWTVRQVVNHLSDSHMNSFIRFKLALTEDNPTIKPYDEAKWAELQDSFHMPVKPAMRILKGTHQRWVTLLKSLTNKQFERTFHHPEHNKNYDLRESLALYVWHCNHHFAHIENLKKEKGW from the coding sequence ATGAGTGATTTAGAGAATAAAAAATTTCCAATAGGGCCGTTTGAAGCTCCTGAAAATATCTGTGACACAACACTAGATACCTATATCAAAGTGATCAAAGATTTTCCGGGCAGGCTGAAAAATCTCATTGAACATTTTACAGAAGATCAGTTAGATACGCCTTACCGCGACGGGGGATGGACTGTAAGACAGGTGGTAAATCATCTTTCAGACAGCCACATGAATAGTTTTATCCGTTTTAAACTGGCTTTAACGGAAGATAACCCAACCATTAAACCCTACGATGAAGCTAAGTGGGCAGAACTTCAGGATAGTTTTCATATGCCTGTAAAACCGGCCATGAGAATATTGAAAGGAACACATCAGAGATGGGTTACATTACTTAAAAGTCTTACTAATAAACAGTTTGAGAGAACATTTCATCATCCTGAGCACAATAAAAACTATGATCTCAGGGAAAGTCTTGCATTATATGTCTGGCACTGCAATCATCATTTTGCCCATATTGAAAATCTGAAGAAAGAAAAAGGTTGGTAA
- a CDS encoding DUF1569 domain-containing protein, translating to MVKKRLGNPIYYKEIVDRISKLSENSSGKWGKMDVSQMFKHCDLVLQVALGKIELPPINVLFETIGVITKIEMYVFNNGIPRNMPTFQKLIVNFECDFDESKTNLLKTLEGFRAACENKSLPGHHRLFGNMTEKDWEFLEYKHLDHHLKQFNV from the coding sequence TTGGTAAAGAAAAGACTTGGTAACCCCATATATTATAAGGAAATTGTGGACAGAATTTCCAAATTATCTGAAAACTCCTCTGGGAAATGGGGGAAAATGGATGTGTCTCAAATGTTTAAGCATTGCGACCTTGTACTGCAGGTGGCTCTGGGGAAAATTGAACTTCCTCCTATCAACGTCCTTTTTGAGACAATAGGGGTGATCACTAAAATAGAAATGTATGTTTTCAATAACGGAATTCCCAGAAACATGCCCACTTTTCAAAAACTTATCGTTAATTTTGAGTGTGATTTTGATGAATCAAAAACCAATCTACTGAAAACACTGGAGGGATTCCGGGCGGCCTGTGAAAATAAAAGCCTTCCCGGCCACCACAGATTATTCGGGAACATGACTGAAAAAGACTGGGAATTTTTAGAGTATAAGCATCTTGA